The proteins below are encoded in one region of Hugenholtzia roseola DSM 9546:
- a CDS encoding dihydroorotase, whose translation MLILNAQIVNEGKIFEGDIWIQEGRIAQIGTNLSGKNDKLVIDAKGKFVMAGVIDDQVHFREPGLTHKAQIYTEAKAAVAGGTTSFMEMPNTNPQTLTQDLLAQKYEVARRESLANYSFFMGVSNNNLEEVLKTDRKSVCGLKIFMGSSTGNMLVDNRQILERVFAETDLLIATHCEDEPTVRKNLADYQARYGEAILPKHHPEIRNEEACLRSSTMAVELAKKYNTRLHILHISTADEISLFTNEIPLAEKRITAEACVHHLWFDSDDYERLGNQIKCNPAIKNPSHKPKILEAVLSGKIDIIATDHAPHTWQEKSQAYNQAPAGVPLVQHSLLMMLDFYHQNKISLPQIAEKMAHNPAICFQMKERGFIREGYWADLVIFDTTAPTQVSKENILYKCGWSPFEGYTFGSKITQTIVSGHLAYNEGVFDESKKGERLFFER comes from the coding sequence ATGCTTATTCTTAACGCACAAATCGTCAATGAAGGTAAAATCTTTGAGGGCGACATCTGGATTCAGGAGGGCAGAATTGCCCAAATTGGTACTAATTTATCTGGAAAAAATGATAAATTAGTGATTGATGCAAAAGGTAAATTTGTGATGGCGGGGGTGATTGACGACCAAGTGCATTTCAGAGAACCCGGTCTGACACATAAAGCGCAAATTTATACCGAAGCGAAGGCAGCAGTGGCAGGTGGCACTACTTCTTTTATGGAAATGCCCAATACCAATCCGCAGACCTTGACGCAGGATTTATTGGCGCAAAAGTACGAAGTGGCAAGGCGCGAATCCTTAGCAAATTACTCTTTTTTCATGGGAGTTTCTAATAATAATTTAGAAGAAGTGCTAAAAACAGATAGAAAGTCGGTTTGCGGACTCAAAATTTTCATGGGTAGCTCTACGGGCAATATGTTGGTGGATAACCGTCAGATTTTAGAGCGGGTCTTTGCCGAAACAGATTTGCTTATCGCAACGCATTGCGAAGATGAACCTACGGTTCGAAAAAACTTGGCAGACTACCAAGCGCGATACGGAGAGGCAATTTTGCCTAAGCATCACCCCGAAATTCGCAACGAGGAGGCTTGTTTGCGTTCCTCTACGATGGCGGTAGAATTAGCAAAAAAATACAATACACGCCTGCATATTTTACATATTAGTACGGCAGATGAAATATCTCTTTTTACCAACGAAATTCCTTTGGCGGAGAAACGCATTACGGCGGAAGCCTGCGTGCATCATTTGTGGTTTGATAGCGACGACTACGAGCGATTGGGCAATCAAATTAAGTGCAACCCTGCGATTAAAAATCCGAGCCATAAGCCCAAAATTTTAGAGGCGGTACTTTCGGGCAAAATAGACATTATTGCCACAGACCATGCGCCGCATACGTGGCAGGAGAAAAGTCAAGCCTATAACCAAGCTCCTGCGGGCGTGCCTTTGGTACAACACTCTTTACTTATGATGTTAGATTTTTATCATCAAAATAAAATTAGTTTGCCACAAATTGCAGAAAAAATGGCACATAACCCTGCTATTTGTTTTCAAATGAAGGAGCGTGGTTTTATTCGCGAAGGGTATTGGGCAGATTTGGTTATTTTTGATACGACTGCGCCTACGCAAGTGAGCAAAGAAAACATTTTGTATAAATGTGGTTGGTCGCCTTTTGAAGGTTATACTTTTGGTTCAAAAATCACACAAACGATTGTATCAGGGCATTTAGCATACAACGAAGGTGTTTTTGATGAAAGCAAAAAAGGAGAACGCCTCTTTTTTGAACGCTAA
- a CDS encoding CaiB/BaiF CoA transferase family protein produces the protein MKIFEGLKVIELASVLAGPSVGQFFAEGGAQVLKIENTTAGGDVTRSWKLPNEDKNSTISAYFSAANWGKVSLSLDLTQSSERKQFYSLLPQTDIVIASYKWGDAAKLGVDYDTLSKLNPALIYGTIAGYTLEKEKVGYDAIIQAEAGFLYMNGEADTIERKGKSVKMPVALVDILAAHQLKEGILAALWRREKIKNNNLSQEKLGTKVEVSLFDAAVSSLANQATNWLNAGHIPQRLGNQHPNIVPYGSTFETADGSEVIIAVGTDKQFSNLCEVLGLAELPHQEAFKTNPKRVENRQLLLPILEKAFLRYEKKFLIESLEAKNVPVGGVNAMPEVMQKAAHLILEVPQNQNLNLRGVRNFIARFEGNYLDVSDLKPPPFLAQSQK, from the coding sequence ATGAAAATATTTGAAGGTTTGAAGGTGATAGAATTAGCCAGCGTACTTGCAGGTCCTTCTGTGGGTCAGTTTTTTGCCGAAGGGGGGGCGCAGGTTTTAAAAATAGAAAATACAACGGCAGGGGGAGATGTTACACGCTCTTGGAAGTTGCCTAATGAAGATAAAAATAGTACGATTTCTGCTTATTTTTCTGCCGCTAATTGGGGCAAAGTAAGCCTTTCCCTCGATTTGACACAAAGCAGCGAGCGCAAGCAATTTTATAGCCTATTGCCACAAACCGACATCGTAATTGCAAGCTATAAATGGGGAGATGCTGCAAAATTAGGCGTAGATTACGATACGCTTTCAAAACTAAATCCTGCCCTTATTTATGGTACGATTGCAGGCTATACCCTTGAAAAAGAGAAAGTTGGCTATGATGCCATCATACAAGCCGAAGCGGGTTTTCTTTATATGAATGGAGAAGCCGATACGATTGAAAGAAAAGGAAAATCTGTAAAGATGCCTGTGGCGTTAGTGGATATTTTGGCAGCTCATCAGCTCAAAGAGGGCATTTTAGCGGCTCTTTGGCGGCGCGAAAAAATCAAAAATAATAATTTATCACAAGAAAAATTAGGTACAAAAGTAGAAGTTTCTCTTTTTGATGCTGCTGTTAGCTCTTTGGCAAATCAGGCTACAAATTGGCTCAATGCAGGGCATATTCCGCAGCGTTTGGGCAATCAGCACCCCAATATTGTCCCCTATGGCAGCACTTTCGAAACCGCAGATGGCAGCGAAGTTATCATTGCCGTCGGCACAGATAAGCAATTTTCAAATTTATGTGAAGTGTTAGGATTGGCAGAGTTGCCACATCAAGAGGCTTTCAAAACAAACCCAAAGCGCGTAGAAAATCGCCAGCTTTTATTGCCTATCTTAGAAAAAGCCTTTTTAAGATATGAAAAAAAGTTTTTAATAGAAAGTTTAGAGGCTAAAAATGTTCCCGTTGGCGGAGTCAATGCAATGCCCGAAGTGATGCAAAAGGCAGCCCATCTTATTTTGGAAGTGCCTCAAAATCAAAACCTTAACTTGCGCGGTGTGCGCAATTTTATTGCACGTTTTGAAGGAAACTACCTTGATGTAAGCGATTTAAAGCCGCCTCCTTTTTTGGCGCAAAGCCAAAAATAA
- a CDS encoding ABC transporter permease yields MNFPYFIAQKLDKQKGSSFSTFISRIAIGSVMIGIATLLISFAIFSGFRQTILDKIFSFTGHVELIKYDLNYNTYESLQPISIHDAFVQAVVSDARVASYHTFTKTPALLKTDNEVLGLILKGVGGDFQLPYFEKNLVEGRFLDTQSDTTAEGGSKEIVISKRTADKLELNLEDEVIAFFIKEPPRQRKLKVVGIYETGIEDFDDRFVYADQRLLQKLNNWEDSLVGGIQLRLHQFDNLEEDYDELDDLSGSYLYLDRVTLSYRHFFDWFKMLNQNVYIFLAIILFVACFNLVSVLLILITERTSMIGTLKALGAKDIQIQRVFFYKGLKLTIRGLLLGNLLGLGLSWIQLFFKVIPLDPENYYMHHVPIRIELLHVIFINFVVIFLISFVLFLPYIYIKRIKPIRAIRFD; encoded by the coding sequence TTGAACTTTCCATATTTTATTGCCCAAAAATTAGATAAGCAAAAAGGTAGCAGTTTTTCTACTTTTATTAGTAGGATTGCGATTGGCAGTGTCATGATAGGAATTGCGACGCTTCTGATTTCCTTTGCCATCTTTTCAGGCTTTCGCCAGACGATTTTAGACAAGATATTTTCCTTTACAGGGCATGTCGAGCTTATCAAATACGACCTTAATTACAATACTTATGAATCTTTACAACCAATTTCTATCCATGATGCCTTTGTGCAGGCGGTTGTGAGTGATGCGCGAGTGGCGAGTTATCATACCTTTACCAAAACGCCTGCTTTGCTCAAAACCGATAACGAGGTCTTAGGGCTAATTTTAAAGGGAGTGGGGGGAGATTTTCAGTTGCCATATTTTGAAAAAAACTTGGTAGAGGGGCGTTTTTTGGACACCCAATCTGATACCACAGCGGAGGGAGGAAGCAAGGAAATTGTGATTAGCAAACGAACTGCCGATAAATTAGAACTAAATTTGGAAGATGAAGTCATTGCATTTTTTATCAAAGAACCTCCACGACAAAGAAAGTTGAAAGTTGTAGGCATTTATGAAACGGGAATAGAAGATTTTGATGATAGATTTGTGTATGCAGACCAAAGATTGCTACAAAAATTGAATAATTGGGAGGATAGCTTGGTTGGCGGCATACAGTTGCGGCTTCATCAATTTGATAATTTGGAAGAAGACTATGACGAATTAGACGACCTTAGTGGTTCGTATTTATATTTAGATAGAGTAACTTTAAGTTACCGTCATTTCTTTGATTGGTTTAAAATGTTGAATCAAAATGTATATATTTTTCTTGCCATTATCTTATTTGTGGCTTGCTTTAATTTGGTTTCGGTGCTTTTGATTTTGATTACCGAAAGGACAAGTATGATTGGAACATTGAAGGCTTTGGGTGCGAAGGATATACAAATTCAGCGCGTTTTTTTCTATAAAGGGCTAAAACTTACGATAAGGGGGCTTCTTTTGGGAAATTTATTGGGCTTGGGTCTTTCTTGGATACAACTCTTTTTTAAGGTAATTCCCTTAGACCCTGAAAATTATTATATGCACCATGTTCCGATTCGCATAGAACTTTTACACGTTATTTTTATTAATTTTGTTGTTATCTTTTTAATAAGTTTTGTTTTATTTCTACCCTACATTTACATCAAACGTATCAAACCCATCAGGGCAATTCGTTTTGATTAG
- a CDS encoding toxin-antitoxin system YwqK family antitoxin: MTVNKKNILLFVFLFLCNCSFSLWGQSLRQAKPTENGLVHVREYYDFDHQYLKAEYYTDAQDSTLVEGMYRKYYVTGELMSEVVFKNGQIQGQLLELYPDGKPKTKAAYHNGLKEGRFEEYYPSGAIKTSYLCKNDKKEGEVLVFNENGKVVQRGFYVQDVLQDSFYTYYDEGNIKSRLYFKDGVLSDTVRYYYENGNLKELIPYQNGKQTGIEQTFYENGNLRTICAYEEGEMSGDFKSFHPNGIVEMETLNMHGRKNGYFRRFSADSVLLQAANYKNGALHGKNEIFYANGKIKQILDYQNGLPQQAVLYDENGNLIQELKYLTENHIKTKEYYNNGKLKLEKEEVKKVPFGVWKYYFSNGNLQTKEEYNEKGKLTGTRSTYYSNGKNKTKESYAHGFQNGETTTWTAEGKLESKINYKLSMKWGYAVFYHPNGKIASEGLFYRNYNYGKWYYYDENELLSRREIYKRGALKEARTYKNGKKRKKNPIKVPK; encoded by the coding sequence ATGACCGTAAATAAAAAAAATATCCTACTCTTTGTATTCCTTTTTCTTTGCAACTGCTCTTTTTCGCTTTGGGGTCAGAGTTTGCGTCAGGCAAAACCTACCGAGAATGGGCTGGTGCATGTGCGCGAATACTACGATTTCGACCACCAATATTTGAAGGCTGAATACTATACTGATGCCCAAGATTCTACCTTAGTGGAAGGCATGTACCGAAAATATTACGTTACGGGCGAGCTTATGTCAGAAGTAGTTTTTAAAAATGGTCAAATACAAGGTCAGCTTTTAGAACTATATCCTGATGGCAAGCCCAAGACAAAGGCAGCCTATCACAACGGTTTGAAAGAAGGCAGGTTTGAAGAATATTATCCAAGTGGAGCAATTAAAACTTCTTACCTTTGTAAAAATGATAAAAAAGAAGGCGAAGTTTTAGTTTTTAACGAAAACGGAAAAGTGGTGCAGCGCGGTTTTTATGTACAAGACGTGCTACAAGATAGTTTTTATACTTACTATGATGAAGGAAATATCAAATCGCGTTTGTATTTTAAAGATGGTGTTTTGTCAGATACGGTGCGTTATTATTATGAAAATGGCAATTTAAAAGAGCTTATTCCCTATCAAAATGGAAAACAAACAGGAATAGAGCAAACTTTTTACGAAAATGGCAATTTGAGAACGATTTGCGCCTACGAGGAGGGCGAAATGAGTGGCGATTTCAAAAGTTTTCACCCCAACGGAATTGTGGAGATGGAAACCCTCAATATGCATGGGCGTAAAAACGGCTATTTTCGACGTTTTTCTGCTGATAGCGTACTTTTGCAGGCGGCAAACTATAAAAATGGGGCATTGCATGGCAAAAACGAAATTTTCTATGCCAATGGAAAAATAAAGCAAATATTAGACTATCAAAATGGATTGCCTCAGCAAGCAGTTTTGTATGATGAAAATGGCAATTTGATACAAGAACTAAAATATCTTACCGAAAATCATATCAAAACAAAAGAATATTATAACAACGGAAAGTTAAAATTAGAAAAAGAGGAAGTGAAAAAAGTGCCTTTTGGAGTTTGGAAATACTATTTTTCCAATGGCAATTTACAAACCAAAGAAGAATACAATGAAAAAGGCAAACTAACAGGCACACGCTCTACTTATTACAGCAATGGCAAGAACAAGACCAAAGAAAGCTATGCGCATGGTTTTCAAAATGGTGAAACCACTACTTGGACTGCCGAAGGAAAGTTGGAAAGCAAAATCAATTACAAACTTTCTATGAAGTGGGGCTATGCCGTCTTTTATCACCCAAACGGAAAAATAGCCAGCGAGGGCTTATTTTATCGCAACTATAACTATGGAAAATGGTATTATTATGATGAAAATGAACTATTAAGCCGTCGTGAAATTTATAAAAGGGGAGCTTTGAAGGAAGCACGTACTTATAAAAATGGTAAGAAGCGCAAAAAAAATCCTATTAAAGTTCCCAAATAA
- a CDS encoding carotenoid biosynthesis protein has protein sequence MIFEKIEKKHQLFYTNFKLSEKWATKFQALILVMHLAGAMGLAWEVSRPFFTWATPFNLLFASSILFLFHQKWEQKFFLFSLLCFSTGYAVEVLGVHTGLIFGTYWYGETLGFKILEVPLTIGLNWFVLTYCFNFLVSLIFNRLKNREDNLNKKLIVLKALFAASFMVGLDYWIEPIAIRYDFWQWSENIVPLQNYIAWWIVSFFLSYVYHKKEIQAKNLLALSLLFAQILFFVIGHFI, from the coding sequence ATGATTTTTGAAAAAATAGAAAAAAAACATCAACTATTTTATACAAATTTTAAACTTTCTGAAAAATGGGCGACCAAATTTCAGGCTCTAATTTTGGTAATGCACCTTGCAGGGGCTATGGGGCTGGCTTGGGAGGTTTCGCGTCCGTTTTTTACTTGGGCTACGCCCTTTAATTTATTATTTGCTTCTTCTATTTTGTTTTTATTTCATCAAAAATGGGAGCAAAAGTTTTTTCTTTTTTCTCTGCTCTGTTTTTCTACGGGCTATGCAGTAGAGGTTTTGGGGGTGCATACAGGGCTTATTTTTGGCACGTATTGGTATGGCGAAACATTGGGTTTCAAGATTTTGGAAGTGCCACTTACGATAGGTTTAAATTGGTTTGTACTTACATATTGTTTTAATTTTTTAGTAAGTTTGATTTTTAATAGATTAAAAAATAGAGAAGATAATCTAAATAAAAAACTGATTGTTTTAAAAGCTCTTTTTGCGGCTTCTTTTATGGTCGGTCTGGACTATTGGATAGAACCGATAGCGATACGTTATGATTTTTGGCAATGGTCAGAAAATATAGTTCCTTTACAAAATTATATTGCTTGGTGGATTGTGAGTTTCTTTCTATCTTATGTATATCATAAAAAAGAAATTCAGGCTAAAAATTTATTAGCTTTAAGTTTGCTTTTTGCACAGATTTTATTTTTTGTAATAGGTCATTTTATTTGA
- a CDS encoding glycine--tRNA ligase, with protein MDTNIAANTYSELFPKVISHAKEYGFVFQSSEIYDGLQAVYDYGQNGVELRQNLQQAWWLAMTRLHENIVGIEAAIFMHPTTWKASGHVDGFNDPMIDNKDSKKRYRADQLLEEQARQYELSGNTAKATALLAEMNELLKKDDLEGVRNLIMAEKILCPISKTANWTEVRQFNLMFSTKVGSVAEEATEVYLRPETAQGIFVNYLNVQKTGRMKIPFGIAQVGKAFRNEVVARQFIMRMREFTQMEMQFFIKPGTQKEWFEYWKNARRKWHQAIGTPDARLRFHVHDKLAHYADAAEDIEFEFPIGWKEVEGIHSRTDFDLSQHEQFSKKKLRYHDAQTGENFVPYVIETSIGLDRLFLLTLCQAYREEETTDEKGKSETRTYLSLHPALAPIKVAIFPLVKKEPLVEKARQIVDMLKLDMNVFYEESASIGKRYARQDVLGTPFCVTVDFDTIEKEGETVTLRYRDSMKQERVSIADLKEKLLYETSINRILEKLV; from the coding sequence ATGGACACTAATATCGCGGCGAATACTTACAGCGAACTTTTCCCCAAGGTCATCTCGCACGCCAAAGAATATGGCTTTGTGTTTCAGTCTTCGGAGATATACGACGGCTTGCAAGCAGTGTATGATTATGGTCAGAACGGAGTAGAATTGCGACAAAATTTACAACAGGCTTGGTGGCTTGCCATGACGCGCCTACACGAAAATATTGTAGGCATAGAAGCGGCTATTTTTATGCACCCCACTACTTGGAAAGCCAGCGGACACGTAGATGGTTTTAATGACCCTATGATTGACAACAAGGATTCCAAAAAACGCTACCGCGCCGACCAACTTTTAGAAGAACAAGCCCGCCAATACGAACTTTCTGGAAATACGGCTAAGGCAACCGCATTGCTTGCCGAAATGAACGAGCTACTCAAAAAAGACGATTTAGAAGGCGTGCGCAATCTTATTATGGCAGAAAAAATCCTTTGCCCTATCTCCAAAACGGCAAATTGGACAGAAGTCCGCCAGTTTAATTTGATGTTTTCTACCAAAGTTGGGTCAGTGGCAGAAGAAGCGACAGAGGTCTATTTGCGCCCTGAAACTGCACAAGGGATTTTTGTCAATTATCTAAATGTGCAGAAAACGGGTAGAATGAAAATCCCCTTTGGAATTGCACAGGTAGGAAAAGCCTTCCGAAATGAAGTCGTGGCGCGTCAGTTTATTATGCGTATGCGCGAATTTACCCAAATGGAAATGCAATTTTTTATCAAACCGGGAACACAAAAAGAATGGTTTGAGTATTGGAAAAATGCACGTCGCAAGTGGCATCAAGCTATCGGCACGCCCGACGCACGTTTGCGCTTTCACGTACATGACAAGCTCGCCCACTATGCTGATGCTGCCGAAGATATAGAATTCGAGTTTCCTATCGGTTGGAAAGAAGTGGAGGGGATTCACTCGCGCACGGATTTCGACCTTTCCCAACACGAACAGTTTTCTAAGAAGAAACTTCGCTATCACGACGCACAGACAGGCGAAAATTTTGTGCCTTATGTAATAGAAACTTCTATCGGCTTAGACCGTCTTTTCTTGCTAACCCTCTGCCAAGCCTATCGCGAAGAGGAAACCACCGACGAAAAAGGCAAGAGCGAAACCCGCACGTATTTGAGCCTGCACCCTGCCCTTGCGCCTATCAAAGTTGCGATTTTTCCTTTGGTCAAGAAAGAGCCTTTGGTAGAAAAAGCACGTCAGATTGTGGATATGTTGAAATTAGATATGAACGTATTTTACGAAGAAAGTGCTTCTATCGGCAAGCGTTATGCGCGTCAGGACGTATTAGGCACGCCTTTTTGCGTTACCGTAGATTTTGATACGATTGAAAAGGAAGGCGAAACGGTTACCTTGCGTTATCGCGATAGCATGAAACAAGAGCGCGTTTCCATTGCTGATTTAAAAGAAAAATTATTATACGAAACCAGCATCAACAGAATTTTAGAAAAGTTGGTGTAG
- a CDS encoding ABC transporter ATP-binding protein: MTDDALLTVHNLQVRFQTERGEQTAVQDLSFRLQKGDTLAIVGESGSGKSVSLLSILRLLPQDTARMQGSIVFGSKSYGQIDLMSLSREKLHHLRGNEISMIFQEPMSSLNPVYTCGEQVMEVILRHDEKSSRRSAKNRVLGLFEKVRFSNPERIFKSFPHELSGGQKQRVMIAMALACKPLLLIADEPTTALDVTVQATILDILKSLRQDENMSIIFITHDLGVVAEIADRVLVLYQGKAVEENGVFELFNNPQHAYTKGLLACRPRLDVRLKVLPTVSDFMRTDETGNIAELAEVKFKDVGQAIMFNYQTESEIIKKRERLYLKNPILSIKNLSKHYEEQEGGFFWKRSKTFKKAVDDLSFDVYQGETLAIVGESGCGKTTLGRTILRLIEPTAGDIIFEGRKIHELSQKELRMVRKDMQIIFQDPYSSLNPRLTIGEIISEPMRIYQIGASERARRERVMEILNLVNLNPAHYHRYPHEFSGGQRQRIAIARSLALEPKFIICDESVSALDVSVQAQVLNLLNALKEQFGLTYIFISHDLSVVRFIADRIMVMQDGKIVELDFPENIYDKAQNEYTQTLINAIPKSDIESVRKHMIQRKLQRKEQPD, translated from the coding sequence ATGACTGATGATGCTCTGCTTACCGTCCATAATTTACAAGTGCGCTTCCAGACCGAGCGGGGCGAACAAACGGCTGTTCAGGATTTGAGCTTTCGCCTACAAAAGGGCGATACGTTGGCGATTGTGGGCGAATCGGGGTCGGGAAAGAGCGTTTCCCTGCTCTCTATTTTGCGCCTGTTGCCCCAAGATACGGCACGCATGCAGGGCAGTATCGTCTTTGGCTCGAAGTCTTATGGGCAGATAGACCTTATGTCGCTTTCGCGCGAAAAGCTGCACCACCTTCGAGGCAATGAAATATCGATGATTTTTCAAGAACCGATGTCTTCTCTCAATCCTGTTTATACTTGTGGCGAGCAGGTGATGGAGGTGATTTTAAGGCACGACGAAAAGTCTTCGCGCCGTTCTGCAAAAAATCGCGTCTTAGGGCTTTTCGAAAAAGTGCGCTTTTCAAATCCAGAGCGCATCTTCAAATCTTTTCCGCATGAGCTTTCGGGCGGTCAGAAGCAGCGCGTGATGATAGCGATGGCATTGGCTTGTAAGCCGCTTTTGCTTATTGCTGACGAGCCTACAACTGCGCTTGATGTAACGGTGCAGGCAACGATTTTAGATATTTTAAAATCTTTGCGGCAGGACGAAAACATGTCTATCATTTTTATTACGCACGATTTGGGCGTAGTGGCAGAGATTGCCGATAGGGTTTTGGTCTTGTATCAGGGCAAAGCAGTAGAGGAAAATGGCGTTTTTGAGCTTTTCAATAACCCCCAACACGCTTACACCAAGGGGCTTTTGGCGTGCCGTCCGCGCTTAGATGTGCGTTTGAAAGTGCTGCCAACGGTTTCTGATTTTATGCGAACCGACGAGACGGGAAATATTGCCGAGCTTGCCGAAGTGAAATTCAAAGATGTAGGGCAGGCGATTATGTTCAATTATCAAACGGAATCAGAAATTATTAAAAAGCGTGAAAGATTATACCTAAAAAATCCTATCCTAAGTATTAAAAATTTATCAAAGCACTACGAAGAGCAAGAGGGCGGCTTTTTTTGGAAACGAAGCAAGACTTTTAAAAAAGCTGTCGATGACCTTTCTTTTGATGTTTATCAGGGCGAAACCTTAGCCATTGTAGGCGAATCGGGCTGCGGTAAGACTACTTTGGGGCGCACCATCTTGCGCCTGATAGAGCCAACGGCAGGAGATATTATCTTTGAGGGGAGAAAAATTCATGAACTTTCGCAAAAAGAGTTGAGAATGGTTAGAAAAGATATGCAAATTATCTTTCAAGACCCTTATAGTTCGCTCAATCCGCGCCTGACCATAGGCGAAATTATTTCCGAGCCGATGCGCATTTACCAGATTGGGGCAAGCGAAAGGGCGCGACGAGAGCGCGTGATGGAAATTTTAAATTTAGTCAATCTCAATCCTGCTCATTACCATCGTTATCCACACGAATTTTCGGGTGGGCAGCGGCAGCGCATTGCCATTGCGCGTTCATTGGCATTAGAACCCAAGTTTATCATTTGTGATGAATCGGTTTCTGCCTTAGATGTGTCGGTGCAGGCGCAGGTCTTGAACCTTTTGAATGCGTTGAAGGAACAATTTGGACTTACTTATATTTTTATTTCGCACGACCTTTCTGTGGTTCGATTTATCGCTGATAGGATTATGGTAATGCAAGATGGTAAAATCGTAGAATTAGATTTTCCTGAAAATATTTATGACAAAGCCCAAAATGAATATACCCAAACGCTCATCAATGCCATTCCGAAAAGCGACATAGAAAGTGTCCGAAAGCACATGATTCAGCGAAAATTGCAACGAAAAGAGCAGCCCGATTGA
- the tsaE gene encoding tRNA (adenosine(37)-N6)-threonylcarbamoyltransferase complex ATPase subunit type 1 TsaE: MESLPITYTWQVPTLAAWDEVAAQALAKFGNTPIWIFEGNLGAGKTTFIKALARKMGISDLVSSPTFALVQSYLLPNKRELYHFDLYRLESLEQALDIGIEEYFDSGAICWIEWAQIVVSLLPKPYIVVSILPSPDSPLRTVTLTRHE; this comes from the coding sequence ATGGAATCCTTACCAATAACCTACACTTGGCAAGTACCAACGCTTGCGGCTTGGGACGAAGTGGCGGCTCAGGCGTTGGCAAAATTTGGCAACACGCCAATTTGGATTTTTGAAGGCAATTTAGGGGCAGGCAAGACCACTTTTATCAAAGCCTTAGCCCGAAAGATGGGCATCAGCGACCTTGTCAGTAGTCCTACTTTTGCCTTAGTACAGAGCTATCTTTTGCCCAATAAGCGCGAATTATACCATTTTGACCTCTACCGCTTAGAAAGCCTCGAACAAGCCCTCGACATCGGTATAGAAGAATACTTCGATAGCGGTGCAATTTGTTGGATAGAATGGGCGCAAATTGTTGTATCTTTGCTACCAAAGCCTTATATTGTGGTATCTATTCTTCCTTCCCCCGATTCTCCCCTTCGAACCGTAACCCTGACCCGCCATGAGTAA